The sequence below is a genomic window from Streptomyces sp. NBC_00582.
CGGTCCAGCAGCGGTACCTGGGCGACCTTGATGATCGTGGTCATCCGGAGTCCTCTCCACTTCACGGTGATACGACGGCGGTACGGAGACCGACGTTAGGTCGCGCGCGCGTGACGGGGTGCCCCCCGGCGTGCAGTTTTACGTTGCGGTTCGGGAGGGGTGAACTGCCGTATCCCCGCTGTACGGTCAGCTGGCATCGCGTCGTGACGGCGGTACGGCCGTCACGTCGTCAAGCCATGAGGAAAAGGCAGGTACTGGCCAGATGAGGCTCCCCGTTCTGAGCGAAGAGAAAATGGATCCGCGCCAGCTGGAGCTGGCCGCCCGCATCGCCGGCCGGCGTGGCGCCGTCCGGGGTCCGTTCCGGGTCTGGCTGCACAGCCCTGAGATGTGTGAACGCGCCGAGTCCCTGGGGGCGTTCGCCCGCTTCGACTGCAGTCTGCCCAAGCGTCTACGGGAGTTGACGTTGCTGATGGCCGCGCGGAACTGGGATGCGCAGTACTCCTGGAATGCCCATGTGCACCAGGCGATCGAGGCCGGCGTCCCCGAGGCCGCGGTCAAGGCCATCGCCGAGAAGCGCGAGGCCGTCTTCGACGACGAGGCGGACCAGGCGTTCTACCAGTTCTGCCGCGAGGTCCTGGAGGAGCACTTCGTCTCCGACGAGACCTTCGCCCGGGCGCTGGAGCACTTCGGCTCGAAGGGGCTGGTCGACACCATCGGCGCGCTCGGCAACTTCACCATGCTCGGCATGTGCCTCAACACCTTCCAGGTGGACCTGCAGGCCGACAAGGAACCCCCGTTCCCGGACATCCGCGGCTACGGACGCGTCAATCCTTGAAATTCGGTTAACGGCAACAAGAAGGTTGACAAGATTGCCAACAGTCACTTTGTCTTGCTCACCAGGAACAACCTGAGCGAACCACCCCAGGACAGCGCCGTACTGCTCCAGGCAAGGACAGAGCCCATGGACCGCTTGCTTCTCATGCACAGCTTCGTCACCGTCGCGCAGGTCGGCAGTTTCAGTGGGGCCGCCAAACGGCTGGGCTCGTCGGGCTCGCTCGTGTCGCGGCACGTGGCGGAACTCGAGCGACAGGTGGGAGTGAGGCTGGTCAACCGCACGGCCCGCTCGGTGAGCCTCACCGAGCCGGGCCAGCGGTACGCGGAATTCGCCGCCCGCATTCTGGGGGAGATCGAGGCCGAGGACGCCGGTATCGCGCAGTTGCACGACCGGGCCGAGGGGACGCTCAGCATCATCTGTCCGAAATGGATAGGCAGCCTCGACCTGGGCGATGCCATCGCCGCGTTCTCCGCGGCGCATCCCAAAATCCAGGTCCGCTTCGAACTCGGCGGCATGTCCGACCGCACCTACGATTTCCTGGACAGCGGATTCGACGTGGCCTTCCACACCAGGGATCTCAGGGACTCCAGTGTCCGGCTGAAGAAGATCTCCTCGTTGCCTTTCGTGCTGTGCGCGTCGGAGGCGTACACCGACCGGCACGGCTCGCTCGCCCACCCCAACGACCTCGCCGCCCGTGACTGCCTTGTGCACGTGAACGACCCGGTCTGGCGCCTGGGCCACGGCCGTGCGAGCACCCTGCACAAGATCCGCAACATCGCCTTCTCGTCGAACTCCTACCTCGCCCTGCAGAAGGCCGCCGTGCACGGGCGCGGCATCGCGCTGCTGCCGCAGCGTCCGGCGTACGACGACCTCGTCTCCGGAGCGCTGCGGGTTCTGCTGCCGGAGCTGGCGGTGCCCGACCGCCCGCTGTACGCGATCTACGGCCCCGGGCAAGGCACACCGCGCAAGATCAGCGTGTTCCTGGACTTTCTCACCGACTGGTTCTCGCGCAACCCCATCCCCGCGATCGACCAGTAGCCGCAGCCGGGCCGCGCGAGCCGCAAGAAACGATTGCGGATTCCGTGCCGACCGCTCCGTTGAGCCCGCGGACTGCCGAAATCTACGCTCGCAGGCGACCCGCGAAAAGAGGAACCCATGGGAATCCAGAGGATCGAATCGGTCACCTACGGTGTCGAGGACCTCGACGAATGCGTCCGTTTCTTCGACGACTTCGGGCTGTTCCCGCTGGAGCGGACCGACGAGCACGCCGTCTTCGAGACCCTCACCGGGCAGACCCTCCACCTGGACACCCGCCCCGGCCCGCTGCTGCCGCCCCCGGTGGAGCCCGGCCCCACCCTGCGCGAGGTCGTGTGGGGTGTCGACACCCCCGAGGAGCTGGAGCGGCTGGTGGCCGCCGTCGCCAAGGACCGCGAGGTCCGCGAGAGCGCCGACGGCGTCCACCACACCGTCGACGAGACCGGCTTCGGTGTCGGTCTGACCCGGGCCCGCCCGAAGCCGGCCCCCGTCACGCCCCGACCCGCCAACGCGCTCGGCAACGTCAACCGCTGGAACACCGCCCTGGACGCCATCGAGCGGGTCCGACCACTGCGGATGTGCCACGTGGCCCTGAACATACCGAAGCCGGGCAAGGACGAGGCCGTCGCCTTCTACACCGACCTCCTCGGCTTCCGGCCCACCGACGTCGTCGAGCCCATGGGCGTGTTCATGCAGGCCCCGGGCGACCAGGACCAGCACACCATGCTGCTGTGCCACCGGCCCGACAAGGCCGGGATCAACCACATCGCGTACGAGGTGCCGGGCTTCGACGACGTGATCGAGGGTGGCAATCACATGATCGAGCACGGCTGGCGGGAGGCCCGCCGGCTCGGCCGCCACACCATCGGCTCCAACGTCTTCCGCTTCCTGCACGCCCCGTGCGGCGGCCGCGTCGAGTACGCCGCCGACATGGACCGGGTCGACGACAGCTACGAGACCCGCGTCCACGAGACGACCCCGCCGCACCACATCTGGGCCCTGCGCACCAACCGCGACAACGAAGCCTCTTGAGAGGGCACCCACCCATGACGACCGACCACGGCCACCCCGCCGTCCGCATGTACATAGCGGGCGAGTGGTGCCAGGGCGGAACCGGACGCACCGCCCCCATCGTGAACCCCGCCACCGAGGAGGTGATCGGAGAAGTCCCCCTCGCCACCACCGCCGACCTCGACCGCGCCCTCCAGGCCGCCGACCAGGGCTTCCGCACCTGGCGCAACACGTCCGTCGCCAAGCGCACCCAGATCCTGCACGCCGCCGCCGACCTGCTCACCGAGCGCGCCGGCGAGGTGGGCCGGATCATGACCCAGGAGCAGGGCAAGCCCCTGGTCGAGGCCACCGGCGAGGCCCGCCGCGTCGCCGACACCCTGCGCTGGCACATCGAGGACGCCCGGCGCGCGTACGGCCGTATCATCCCCTCGGCCCCCGGCACCGTACTCACCGTGCGCCGCGAACCCGTCGGCCCCGTCGCCGCGTTCGTGCCGTGGAACTTCCCGGCCGGCGGCCCCATGCGCAAGATCTCCTCCGCGCTGAGCGCGGGCTGCTCGATCGTCATCAAGGCCTCCGAGGAGACCCCGGCGACGGCCGCGGCGCTGGTCGCCTGCTTCGCGGACGCGGGGCTGCCGGCGGGCGTCCTCAACCTCGTCTTCGGCGAGCCCGCCGAGGTCTCCGCCCACCTCATCGCCTCCCCGGTCACGCGCCTGATCGCCTTCACCGGCTCGGTCCCCGTCGGCAAGCTACTGGCCGCCGAGGCGGGCAAGGTCATGAAGCCGACGCTGATGGAACTCGGCGGCCACGCCCCGGTGATCGTGTGCGAGGACGCCGATGCCGCCATGGCCGCCCGACGCGCCGCGCAGGCTAAGTTCGTGAACGCCGGACAGGTGTGCACCTCGCCCAGTCGTCTCCTGGTCCACGAGAGCCTGGTCGAGGAGTTCACGGCCGAGTTCGTGAAGGCCGCCGAGGCGGTGGTCGTGGGCGACGGACTGGCCGAGGGCACGCAGATGGGCCCGCTGGCCAACGAGCGCCGCCTCGACGCGATGATCCGCCTGACCGGGGACGCGGTCGCCAAGGGCGCCAAGGTCCTCACCGGCGGCGAACGCCCGGACCGTCCCGGGTACTTCTTCGCGCCGACCGTCCTGACCGACGTACCGGCGGACGCCGACCTCCTGCACGAGGAGCCCTTCGGGCCGATCGCCCCCATCCTCCCCTTCAGCGACCTCGACGAGGCACTGAGGAC
It includes:
- a CDS encoding VOC family protein, which encodes MGIQRIESVTYGVEDLDECVRFFDDFGLFPLERTDEHAVFETLTGQTLHLDTRPGPLLPPPVEPGPTLREVVWGVDTPEELERLVAAVAKDREVRESADGVHHTVDETGFGVGLTRARPKPAPVTPRPANALGNVNRWNTALDAIERVRPLRMCHVALNIPKPGKDEAVAFYTDLLGFRPTDVVEPMGVFMQAPGDQDQHTMLLCHRPDKAGINHIAYEVPGFDDVIEGGNHMIEHGWREARRLGRHTIGSNVFRFLHAPCGGRVEYAADMDRVDDSYETRVHETTPPHHIWALRTNRDNEAS
- a CDS encoding NAD-dependent succinate-semialdehyde dehydrogenase, with the translated sequence MTTDHGHPAVRMYIAGEWCQGGTGRTAPIVNPATEEVIGEVPLATTADLDRALQAADQGFRTWRNTSVAKRTQILHAAADLLTERAGEVGRIMTQEQGKPLVEATGEARRVADTLRWHIEDARRAYGRIIPSAPGTVLTVRREPVGPVAAFVPWNFPAGGPMRKISSALSAGCSIVIKASEETPATAAALVACFADAGLPAGVLNLVFGEPAEVSAHLIASPVTRLIAFTGSVPVGKLLAAEAGKVMKPTLMELGGHAPVIVCEDADAAMAARRAAQAKFVNAGQVCTSPSRLLVHESLVEEFTAEFVKAAEAVVVGDGLAEGTQMGPLANERRLDAMIRLTGDAVAKGAKVLTGGERPDRPGYFFAPTVLTDVPADADLLHEEPFGPIAPILPFSDLDEALRTANELPYGLAAYGFTRSAATAERLAGELEAGILSLNHCGGSVHEAPSGGVKESGYGREGGPEALDAYLVTKRVSHLLVP
- a CDS encoding carboxymuconolactone decarboxylase family protein, with the protein product MDPRQLELAARIAGRRGAVRGPFRVWLHSPEMCERAESLGAFARFDCSLPKRLRELTLLMAARNWDAQYSWNAHVHQAIEAGVPEAAVKAIAEKREAVFDDEADQAFYQFCREVLEEHFVSDETFARALEHFGSKGLVDTIGALGNFTMLGMCLNTFQVDLQADKEPPFPDIRGYGRVNP
- a CDS encoding LysR family transcriptional regulator; this translates as MDRLLLMHSFVTVAQVGSFSGAAKRLGSSGSLVSRHVAELERQVGVRLVNRTARSVSLTEPGQRYAEFAARILGEIEAEDAGIAQLHDRAEGTLSIICPKWIGSLDLGDAIAAFSAAHPKIQVRFELGGMSDRTYDFLDSGFDVAFHTRDLRDSSVRLKKISSLPFVLCASEAYTDRHGSLAHPNDLAARDCLVHVNDPVWRLGHGRASTLHKIRNIAFSSNSYLALQKAAVHGRGIALLPQRPAYDDLVSGALRVLLPELAVPDRPLYAIYGPGQGTPRKISVFLDFLTDWFSRNPIPAIDQ